Genomic window (Primulina eburnea isolate SZY01 chromosome 8, ASM2296580v1, whole genome shotgun sequence):
TTGGTTAGTCCTCTCTGACTATCCGTCGATCTGTAGATGATATATGAAAGCGACGGTTGCATACTCTGCCAAAAGTACGAAATCAACCAAAAATCATGGTTTGATATAATCAACTTTGGCGTTctatgcaatctgaccacttttTTTGACATAGATCtttgtcatctggtcatgttttTACGTCATCTTATACAAAACACATATACAGATTtgatcaatctgtcaatcacaatcacatCGCATCATAATCTTGGACAAATATCGGTAGTTTCGTCACAAAattcatagaaatgtactcccatttccattcaggaatagccAAGCTATGTAATAAATCCTTTGGATtcatctttctgtcttcatttgtCAGTACTTCAGACACTTCGTTACAAACTCTGTCATAACGGATCTCATCCATGTCCCTAAAATCTGTCTTTTCAAGTCATCATATATTTTCTATCATCAGaatacactacaagaaaattgaTTTATAATGACAAAAATTTAATGAGGGTATGAAAAATGGGTCACTAAAAACATAATTTTTGAAGTTATTATGAGGGTAAAAAAAACCATTATTAAAGAGTTAAATTATTAGTGACGAATTCTCAATTTCGTAGCTATAGATAACTACTCCCGTCATTATTTGATTACAAAAAAATTCCCCTCATAATTGCCTACAGATTTTAGGCGCAATGTATAAAATTATTTCCCTCCAATTACTCCTACACACAAtgtacttttatttttcattattaaaaaaattaaaaatatcttTTACCCCAAATACAATTATATTTCTCACTTTCAACAATTAATTTGTGTAAACCCTCCTCTCCCCTCCCCTCCCCCTTCGACGTTTTTTCTCACATACTGATTTTTCTCGCCTCTCACAATCGCTTATCTCTCAATCTCGGTTCTCTCTCATAATCGGTGCGACTGAGAGAAGAAGAATCCCAGCGGCGGGGTTTGTGTAAGACGTGTAAGGTTGCCTCTCCCAGTGAAAAGTCGATTTGCACTCCGCCATCGCGTTTCTCCGAGAGAGGTTTGAACTCATTCTCTCATATTTTTTTTGCCTCTGTTACTCAATCTAATTCCTGTTAGAAAGAGATGGTATGTTTGCTCAATGTATTTCACGATGTTTTGCAGGATATTATACAGTCGATGCCCCATGATGCACACCCAATGGGTGTCTTTGTTAGTGCAATGAGTGCTCTTTCTGTCTTTCATCCAGATGCTAATCCAGCTTTAAGAGTAAGCCATTAGCTTGAGAATCCTAGTTTCTTACTGCCCTACTTCTCCTTTAATTTATCTGTTTTGCACAATTGTCCTTGTTTTGGAAGTTGAAGATGAGAGACCAATCTCACTTCAAAGTGTGGGTTTTTTTAGCATGAATTCCAGGACCCCGCTTCCATACCATGGCATGGACACGTTGAAGATACTAACTTTTGGTTACATAGAATGTTTTTGTGACGTTCTGGGCTTTTAGAAATGTCGCTAGAATCAAGATTGAATAACATTTCCTTTTCTTAAAGTTCTTAAGCTGCTTGCATCCTTCAGAAAAGTGACCATCTTTTTGTCTCTTTGAGTCTGGTAGACCATCATCCTATTGCTAGACATCTTATTTCCTTGATGTTTTTCAACTTATATCAATAATCTGCAAGTTGGATgatttgttttgtattttgtttagGGGCAAGACTTATACAAGTCTAAACAAGTGCGAGACAAAAAAATAGTACGCATACTGGGGAAGGTGATGTCTTTGTTCTTTACTTTTCAGTTCTAACAACAACTCTGTTACCGAGTTCATGACTAGATATTGTCATTCTTGTGAGagagactattgtttctgcatTCTTTGTCATATTTATCATGACCTCTTGTGGTGACAGCACTAACAAACATTCTAATAATGCAGGCGCCAACTATAGCTGCTGCCGCTTATTTGAGGATGGCTGGTAGGCCACCGGTTCTACCATCTGGCAACCTTTCATACTCAGAGAACTTCTTATATATGCTTGATTCATTGTACGACCTATTTTCTACCTTCTTTCCGAACCGTTTCAATATATCGGATTCATGATATATATTGCATTCATGATATTTGATTTACTTTCTGTTTTCACTTTCTTTTTCAAACCAAGAGAATATCCACTTCAATACAAAAATACATtggaaaatgtttatttttcaaGATTAAGATGCTTTATAATTGGAGGTTTTCATTATGCAACGAACAGAGGCAACAGAACTTATAAACCAAATCCTCGACTTGCTCGGACCTcgatattttttttgtattgcATGCAGAACATGAAATGAGTTGCTCCACTGCTGCTGTTAGGCACCTAGCTTCAAGGTTGTATCTTCTTGCTTGCCTGAGATGGAGAAAATCATTCTTTCAACTTTTAACTAACGTTATCTTGCTTGGTCAGTGGTGTTGATGTGTATACAGCCCTTTCTGGAGCAGTTGGAGCCTTGTATGGTCCCCTTCATGGTGGAGCTAATGAGGTATGAAGTATTTTAGTGCCCTTGTAGCTGCTCTTTCGACATCAACAAAGTTTTCACTCTTACTTTTTGTTTGAATtacatctttattttaattgattttttctATTTATGTTTTACAGATGACACGCTGCTTTAATCTGATTCGTGCTCCAAAGAAGATTAGAAGAATTCAAGCATTGATTAGGAAATTTGTGTATGATATTTTGAAGCAACTACTAAGTGATCACCATTTATGGTCCTCAAATATTTTTGTACTCCAAGGAGTAGATATTAGGAAATACTTCAAGTATCCATCAAAATGGAACTCATGTTTTGGAACAAATCGAAATTCTGTAAATTTCGAATATATGAATAGACATGGATGCCgttgtttatataaaatattttgttcaaaaaaattacttgttccatatttcatattttattaataatgcaatctttaatataataacaaattcatatcaaataattattataaattacatcacaattaattttttttaatgagggTAATAAATGATTTAATGAGAGGTAATTTCATAGTTAAATAGATTTTTAGTGAGGGGCTCATAACTAATAATTATAGTAAATTTCATCAATAAAATAACTTATAGTGAGAGGTAAATAATGATATAATGAGGAGATGTGTtgtcattaaaatattatttagtgAGAGGCAAATGGTAGTATAATGACGGAATATTTCGTCATTTATATTCATTTTAATGACGGTATAATCTCATCACTAAATATGTTATACCAATAATGACGGGATCTCATTACCGTCATTAATTACTTTTACCTAGGAGGGCAGTAATGAAGGTATATGACGGGAAATTTCCCgtcattaaaattaatttatgacCGGTTTTGGACATTTAATGACGACATTTCCCGTCACTATAGAtcaattttcttgtagtgataaATGTTGAATCAAAGATTGTGCATTTCTGATAATACATGTCGTTTCAAATCCGAACGTCTGGCACAACAAATCAGTTATTCATAAACGATACagtatcacgtacctgatattctatTCGATACCCTGCTCTGACTATCACTATCGAGTTCTgcccattctgatcaactgtctgagcttctttaattcGCAAAATCCGCTCTGATTTAACTCACACCGTATAGAATCCCAAAGATATGTAATCTGTATCAAATAATGATCTAAAAGATAACAAGTCTCAAGCAGATTCCATAAAATAATCGTatataatatcctgctaaattCACACAATTATGAATTTCTGACACCGATGTCaatctcggccaactgatcacggcttaactctgctaaaatcaacaGATATATCATCTTCATATATAACAAGCCCTGTATACAATCTGTCTTAATCAATATTCACAATTCAACAGTTTCTGTATACCACATCTCGGAATATTCAGTACAATACTCAGATATTCAACAAAATcagtcatattcttcgaatataccagaaTATCATAGATCAACTAATCATAgaatcatcaaaatattctgAACACAGAGTTTATCAACTCACAACCATAGTTGATACATCtccaaagagaaacactcaaTCAGATGTAAATTTCGGCTAGTAAATCTTATAACTGAtaattcaattctttcaattcaatcagtgTCATTCTATACGAAGTTCTAAAAATAAGAACATTAGCTGGTATCGagtcaaggctgaaatcaatcTTCCTGACTCAAAGCAAACCCGAAATCTCATCTGGGACCACTTTAGCAACTCTCCTGTcactggcaaatcagccaatgatacgctcaatttcagtaaatcaacttaATATATAAGGAATCACTttattcctttcgataatcatcgagtcatgaacatcacatatatcaaAGGTATTCTacatctagaatccttaccgtaacatgttcattcttcggccatttcaggtccgactcttaccatttcctggAAATAGTCTgcaatagttctgtacttggccaacacatcaatatcaataatgcggtcagAATCCGACAACACCAGTACAATACAAGCTAATTCAGTCTCATTCCCATCCTACTGCAGTATCCAATGTTTCACAGAATTCGCTGATATCAACACTCTCCCCAAACGGTAAAGAGATAAAATACTACAGCAGACACAGACTCAACAGAtgaagcatatatcaatgcaattcattcaGAAATAATGTGTAGGATGTACGAGTATCTCTCAATACATACACAGAATAATCATAAAGGAACAtttacctgtcactatatcatcaagtgcatcctgggtctgttccttgtTCGCTGCAACCACTCTGCCTTCCTACTGGTCTTGGTTGTGTCTGAGTAGAGGTTAGTTGGAAAGAGCGAACAACAGAAGATGGTATATCAGTCTaagtcactgatccagatgactctgctccctgaaatcttcggaaACCTCTCTGTGAacatactctagcaaaatgtcccggctgtctgcaaATGTTGCAATTACTATATAccccttggcattgctctgtgagatgtcttcctccacaggtTCTGCAATAGACCCCGGTATAACTCGAGCTAGAactactggagctagatgagccactccctaacttcttgaactgcttctttcgagctttcaactgTTCTTTATTCCCAATACTGCTACTACCAACCTCCAATTTCGAAGGGGATTGCAGGAATTGGACTGAATATTGTTGTTGTTTCTGGGATTGGATCACATACAACCTTCCTCGTTGTCGAATCAGACTTGcatcagctctctttgctctattCCGTGCATCCGAAAAATTATTCGCTCATTCCACATTTACCAATGTAAGGATCTCAGGGTTCAACCCATTGAGAAACTGATCAACTATGGCTTCATCATTCCGAGCCacgtgaggagcaaaacgcagcaatgtagagaacttggccaaatattcgtcaatattcaactgaccatgtttcaaattttcaaactcgACTCTCTTGTCCTCTCGATACGAAACTGGGAaaaacctttgataaaattcagttttgaaAATTTTCCATGTAATTATCGTACCACGCTGTTCTAAGGCTTCCTTGATTATGAGCCACCAACTCTTTGGAACTtcatgtaactggtgtccaatcaattacattctatgttcatctgtgcACTCCAGGAAAATCAAACAGCATTTCTATATCTTTtaaccaattctcacaatcatcGGACGTATCAGTAcccctcagaatcggcggttgaaatgattgaaacctcttcaactttatttccatcggagtttctgacacatctatctgactTGTCAAAGTACTATCTCGTTCTGGATTTCttcgaggaggtatatctgatgatcacaagAGTTAGTAATCAcatgagacaaatccgtctcagtccctttctgatcagcttacctctgatcaagaattggttctgatccagtttcaaataatacacattactaaatcaacttagatattcaggtaacatgtatatTCAAAAACAGTAAAAACATAATGTAAtcttagcatatacaatgtaattcaacattatattaAATCACATGCCATGTAGCTCAAGGCAGTAAAACATAGTATCATGCTAGCAtgcacaagcaaggaaagaaaattcattctaccccgctTACTAACTTCTATCTAATTCTAAGGTACCAACAGTTcaggaacctactgctctgataccacctgctgtggggacccggacgctaattcatgtattaatcattattaatgtcaaatataacaattaagaaaagtgggactaaatttttttctttttaatataaatgcggaaacgtaataatACTCTATCTAATATACATGTCAAGAGTAAAGTACAAATCATGCACTACTTGTCActatctcaactaggttcaacgactatacatccagtgctgaatcctattctgcttctgggcccggatctccacgctaactataatatctcatcctcttcctgatcatgatcctgtcccacctgttgtcaagcacacatacaaacaagacaacagccggataactccggtgagaattacattcccagtataaatcaggtatacatgcatttcatataaacagatataaaagcatgaaatagatATTTCATAACacgtatcaaatcagaaacataaatcaatacaaactctgaatcacatgaatcaatacaaaatctgaatcacactccgtgattcttagactctgactcgacacatcctactctagggatcccgatctgaataagaacatacaccccaCTACAttcccgatcggggtggtggcaCGTTCTTATTCGcggactttggctctttccatatttttccatcagtaatagaagaaactcaaattctatccactttgatataaccaaacatctggtgtcctgacctatccgtcacagactttggcactttcgccaaaTCAATATCTTGTGACAATGGTCAATGTGCCCGTGACAattccatcactatcaggcACCCCTGTCACGAGATCAATCGTCTCTGCCTAGGCGTATCcacctatgactcaatacataaatcaatagatcaaagatatcaattcattcaattgcaaatatcaatgcaataaggtaaagtatgtgattttgggaaactcaagccaatcggactcgagttgtgcaatcccacatcaacatcaatttatacatttctcttCTCAGTCTGACGAAgttgaagtctcgaagtcaaatctgtccatattcaATCCGAAATGACAACGAATCGGCTGTGTCAACATACAGCTCAATTCAAATCATGTTCTGAACAATATGCAAAttaagacataatctgatcaatgtcaacgatacaatctcaataaatactgaatctgatcaatatcaatctactgatgtttcaacggcatacaatacaatctcaacaaCCCTATCACTttcacatcacatatataataacacggctcataatcaatattaCTACAAATCATAATCTTCAATAGTAACGGATTATAATCccaaatctgtacaatctcgcCATACCGGCAATACAAGATCAGTATAtacgaatcaacaactcatctggtccaagtctgaataatatcaatatacccagcgaTACAGTATAAATCAGATATTAATCCAAcacctcataatcgataacaacacaattctgatatcacatcggtctaatcacaatcaaatcaactctgaaaattcataacaattgcataatcagtctgttcttcgatccgatttcaattatacgatgtctaatatgtcaagaacactatatatcaatcatatctgattcgagCAATGTTATAATTTCAAATCgtatcaaaacgtaataaaacttacgtccagttgaagctgtCGTCGCTAGAAACACGGTGTTGTACTCGAATttcaaatcagacggacggattttcgTAAAATAAGAATTCTTATCTTTAAGAAAACTTGAAATCTCCTAAGACTTTTTCCTCGTTTTCTTTCTCACGATTATGTTGAAggaatgttatatatatatatatatatatatatatatatatatatatatatatatatatatatatatataaagtataCGTGTCTTATTCTTCTTGAATTTCGGTCggcactcgggcggtcacaagttaccgctcgggcgcggaagtttCTATCGAGATACTCAGCAGATCATCtactggcgctcgggcagtaatATTcttccgctcgggcgccaaacattATGTCCAAGAAGTAAACTCATGGTACATTGGCGCttgggcggttcttttctaccgctcgggcgccagatgttcggttcaacatcttgggTTATAATGTAACGATGCCCTGCTTCTTCATTTGAGTACCTATAGcctcaattctgtcaattaatcaacgtctgattacagtaattaaatctcgggcattacagttgttataggtgaattcCACTAGCGGTGACTTCGATTCCCAATTcccatggaaatcgatcacGCATGCACGCAGTAAGTCTTCTAAAATCTATATCACACTctcggactgaccatctgtctgaggatggaattTCGTACTGAATAGAAACTTAGTCCCCATTGCAAAATTTgaactcttccagaaggacgacgtgCACCTcgggtctctgtcagatacgatgGTAACTGGAATCCTATGCAATCTGACTATCTCCCGAATATAAAGCTTCACATACTCTGTAATAGAAAATGTCATTTTCATCGCAATAAGTGAGCTGACTTGGTGAGACGATTAACGATTAACCAAATGGCGTTAGATCCTTTGACTGATCTCAGAAAACCGactacgaaatccatggaaatgttcTCTCATTTCAACTCGGGTATAGGAAGAGGTTTCAGCATCCCTACAGGCCTCTGATTCTCTGCTTTCACCTGCCAGCAAGTTAGACATCCATATAAAAAACTATGAATGTCTCGtttcattcctggccaccaatatagcATTTGCAAGTCCTTATGCATCTTGGTACCTCTTCGATGAATGGAATATGAAAATGTATGCGCTTCCGAAAAAATATCTCCTCGAATCAAGTCATCTCTAGGTACCCAAATCCTTCATCGATACCTCACGATCCCATTGCTTGCTGTATAAAGATTACGACCCTTAGATTCGTCTCTCAATCGAAATTTCTGCAATTGCTCATCAGATGTATGTACACTACGAATGTGGTCTATCAAAGTGTATTGCTCTGTTAATGTGGATaatctaggagctctgcccctAGGATAAACCCCGAGATCAAATTTCAGCATCTCTAGCTATAGAGGCCTTTGAGCCGGCAGTTGCGCTAAAACTCCTGCTTTACTTCTCAAGACATCAGCGACTACATCGATTTTCATCGGGTGATAGCTGATGTCGTTGTCATAATCTTTCCTCAACTCTAGCCACCGTCACTGTCGCATGTTCAATTCCTTTtgagtgaagaaatatttgagacacTTGTGATCAGTGTAAATATTTGGCACTTCtcaccatacaagtagtgtcttcaaatcttcaagCAAAAATCACGGCAGCAAACTCTAGATcgtgagtcggataattcttttcctgtactttcaactgtctggaggcaTATGCGATGACTCACCATGCTTCATTAGTAtagcgcctaatccgagcttagaagcatcggtgtacaaCACAAAGTTGCCTTGTCCCGATGGCATGGCTAATACTGTCGCTATTacaagagcttgcttcaaagtgtcAAAACTCTTCTGACAATCACCACTCCTTACAAActtggcattcttctttgtcaatgaaGTAAGTGGCACTGCAATAGAAGAAAATCCCTGGATGAATTTTCTATAGTAACATGTTAAGCCAAAGAAACTGTGGATCTCGAATGTGTTTTTTTAGGCTCAACCCGTTCCTTCACTGTTTCCACTTTGGACGAGTCAACTTCAATGCCACTACTAGAAATAATATGTCCCTAAaatgccaccttctctaaccaatATTCACATTTgctgaattttgcaaacaattTACGATTCTGTAACATTTGCAATGCGGTACTTAGATGTTGGCCATGCTCCTCCTAGTTCTTAGAATAAATGAGGATGTTATCTATGAATACGATGACAAACTGATCCAAGTAAGACTGAAATATGTGATTCGTGAGaaccatgaagatcgctggagcatttgtcaatccaaacAGCATCACTAggaactcataatgcccataggGAGTTCTGAAGGCAGTCTTTTGCACATTTGCGTCTTTCACCCTTAGCTGATGGTACCCGGAGCGAATATCTATCTTAGAAAACACCGAATATCCTTGCAATTGGTCGAATAAGTCCTCGATCATAGgcagtgggtacttattcttaaCTTCAACTCTGTTCGGCTCTTGATTGTCGATGCAAAGCCTCATGCTTCCATCATTCTTCTTCACGaagagtactggtgcgccccaaggtgaGAAACTAAGACGTATGAATCCTATGTCCGATAGCTCATGTGTCTACTGTTTGAGCTCCTTCATCTATACGGGCGCTAACCGATACGGTGCCTTGGAGATTGGCTCGGTGCTTAGCTCGTGCTCAGGTGGGATACCCGCAATGTTGTCAGGGAATACATCAGGAAAATCTCTGAAAATTGGGACGTCTGCTACTATCTGGCTAGTAGCAACGGGGGCTGAAATATGCTCGCTAAGTTAGCCTAGCACCCCTTAAGTATAAGCTTTCTCGCTCGAAGGCATGCTATCATCTGCGGCGTGCTGcagtgttgcgactttgattgttgcactcccaagagcaggttgtccacaagtaatataattcggtgagtccgaatatcgtatccacagggaagctaaggtaattacaagtccactacaatgtcttcttgttttgtttttgtttttgtttctttttaattttaattgtttgtttaatgggtaaattttaattgttcaaattttaatttaagtagttgagattaaaggatccactcttggcattttaataaaattaacattaatgaataatattgaaatccacttaataaaatggttccaatatattaaataatcatatttatattatgttatatattattatcttataagtatatatataccaaaacttataaatgtggtcaagtatttattgtgctatatatatatatatttgtaaacactaaatcaaggttcccactttaaatggttggtaaaaccaaattaacatttaaatggtaccaagaaaatattattatgatatatttatatatagtaaatcaaggaatccaagttaaatggttggtaaaaccaaactaacatttaa
Coding sequences:
- the LOC140837824 gene encoding citrate synthase, glyoxysomal-like gives rise to the protein MPHDAHPMGVFVSAMSALSVFHPDANPALRGQDLYKSKQVRDKKIVRILGKAPTIAAAAYLRMAGRPPVLPSGNLSYSENFLYMLDSLGNRTYKPNPRLARTSIFFLYCMQNMK